Genomic DNA from Bacterioplanes sanyensis:
ATGGCCACAATGATGGCAGTGCAAATGATGCGGCCATTGGTGCAAGGTCAGACGGGCATCGCAGCGCCGGCATTCAGCCATCCAGCCACAGTGGTTACAGGCCAGCAGCGGTGCATAACCGCGACGATTTAGAAACACCAATACCTGCTGGCCGGCTTGCAAGGTGTCGTGCATACGCTGCAACACCGGCTGAGCAAACCCTGCCGTGAGTGGTTGATGCAACAAGCTGTGCAGCATCATGCCGGGCGGTTTGGCATTGCCGGCGCGCTGCGTCAACTTGATGTGCTGATATTTACCGATCAGCGCATTGTGCAGGCTTTCCAGCGATGGCGTGGCAGAGCCCAGTAAAATCGGAATGTCGCGCTGATGGGCGCGCACCACGGCAAAATCGCGCGCCGAGTAGCGCAGTCCGTCCTGCTGTTTAAACGAGGCATCGTGCTCTTCATCAATGATGATGGCGCCCAGCTCTGGCATCTGGGTGAACACCGCCGAACGAGTGCCAATGACAATGCGCGCCTTACCTTCGGCCGCTGCGCGCCAACCCTGCAAGCGTTCGCGATCATTTAGGCCAGAATGCAGCGCCACCACCGGCTCGCTAAAGCGTTGGCGAAAGCGTTTCAGAGTTTGCGGCGTCAGGCCGATTTCTGGCACCAATACCAGTATCTGGCGTTGGTGCTGCAGCAATTGCGCGATCCACTGCAGATACACCTCGGTTTTGCCCGATCCGGTCACGCCCTCCAGCAAACTGACGGAAAACTGGCTGCAGCGCAGCTGATCCAACGCTTGCTGCTGCTGGGCATTGAGCGCCAGCGCGGGCTGTTGTTCATCGGCTGCACTGGGTAGCGGTAGCAATTGCAGGGGTTCGATCAGCTGCAGCGTTTGTAAGCGTTGCAGTTGCGCTTGAGTAAACCCTCGGCTGGTCAGTTGCTGATGTGGCCATAACGATTGTTGCTCGAACAGCTGCCATAGTGCTTGTTGCTTGCTGCCGCGCAGGGTTGGCTCGTTGGCTGCTGCAAGGCGACGCCAATGACGTTCATCCACCTCATCTAGGCGGCTGCCTTTGCGCAACATGGCAGGCATCATCAGATCCAACACTTCGCCTTGCGTGTGGTGATAGTACTGCGCCAGCCACAGGCTCAGCTGCAAGGTTTCGGCATCGAACAGCGGCTGATCATCCAGCCGTTGCAGCAAGGACTTGAGTTTGTTGGCGGCAACATCGCTTTGCTCACGCGTGCCCAGCACTACGCCAGTAAGCAACTGGTTGGCAAAGTTGACGCGAACTCGTTGTCCGGGCTGGTAGTCGCTGCGGGCGTCTTCGGCGCAGGGGAGGTAGTCAAAGCTGCGCTGCAGCGGCACGGGTAATGCGACATCGACGACAAAAAATGGCATGAAAGGCTTGCTGCTGAAAAAGGCTCTGGTATTATGCGCGTCCTTATTGCCCACGCAAGGGCAGTATTTTATGAGCCAGTAGCGCGGTGCTGTTTCAAAGTCGGAGCAGTGGCGGCGTGAAGAACTTTTGAGGTGCACTATGAAAGACGGTATTCATCCAGAGTACGCAGAACTGGTAGCGACTTGCTCTTGCGGTAACGTTGTTAACACCCAGTCTACCAAGCCAGGCACAATGACACTGGACGTGTGCTCTGCTTGTCACCCTTTCTACACTGGTAAGCAGAAAGTGGTTGACACTGGTGGTCGTATCGACCGCTTCAAAAAGCGTTTTGGCACTTTCAAGAAGTAAGCCAACGCTCAAGAAAACCCGCTTCGGCGGGTTTTTTTATGCCCGTCGTTTTTCTACCTCAGTGGCTGTGCCAATGCGCTGTTGGCGGCAGGATTGTACAAGATCATTGCAGAATGATTCTGAAGCCACTTAGTATGGTATGAGCTAACAAGGAATAAGGGGCAAGTCGGTGTCAGAAGAAAGCGAACAGTTGACCGAAGAGCAGCGCATAGCGCGCCTTGAGCGCCATGTGTCTACCAATCGCACCACGCTGGCGGTGTTGGTATTGATTGGTGTGGTGATGCTGTCGGTGGGTCTGACGGTGGCGGTGGTGAAGTTTTTGGAACCAGAAACGCCGCTGATCGATCACAGCGAATTCGTCAAACTGCAAAAGCAGGTCGAAGCGCTTACCGACAGCGCCGATGCTTACCAACAGAATTTGGTGGATGCCAAGCGCGTAATGGATTCCAGCAACGCCACGGCGTTTAAGCGCATACTGCTGGAGCAAGAGCGCAGCTATCAGACGCATCTGCGTGCTTTGAAAGACGGCATGCGTGACTTGGCGCGCATGGTGCCCGGCTCGCGCACCTGGCTGGAAATCTACAACGAGCAAATGGACGAAGCGCTGCTGCAAAGTCGCGACCGGCAAAAGTACCTGCAATCACTGCAAACCGATCGCTTACCGCAAGCCCAGCCCCTGGACCTAGACTAAACCGCCAGCACCGGGCTGGCTTAGCACCAGCCTGGGCTCTCGCTCCGATGTAGCCGCCTGATTTAGCAACTCGATGTTAGCCATCCGGTTTTAGCCATCTGACCTTACTGCCCGTTTTTGGCCACCTGACTATAGCCGGTCGACTTAGCCGCGATGATCCGACACAAACGGGTTGTGCTGGCGCTCATGGCCAAAGGTAGAGTTCGGGCCATGACCGCAGATAAAGGTAATGTCATCACCCAACGGAAATAAACGCTCGCGAATGGAGGCGATCAACTCGCCGTGATTGCCCTGCGGAAAATCGGTGCGGCCGATGGAGCCGTTAAACAACACATCCCCTACCAACGCCAGCTTGTCGTCCGCGCTATAGAACACCACGTGGCCAGGCGTGTGCCCGGGTGTGTGCAGCACTTGTAATTGCACGTTGCCGAGCTGGATCTCATCGCCATGTTGCAGCCACTGATCCGGCTCAAACACTTCCACGGCTGGAAAGCCAAACATCGCCGATTGTTGCGGCAAGCCATCGATCCAAAAACGATCGCCTTGATGTGGGCCGATGATCGGCAGTTGTAACCGCTGCGCCAGTTCATGGGTGCCACCGGCATGGTCGATGTGAGCGTGGGTCAGCAGGATTTTTACCGCGTTGACCTCAAGCTGCTGCAGTTTGGCGATGATGCGATCGACCTCGCCACCCGGGTCAACCACGGCTGCTTGCTGAGTCTCGCTGCAGACCAAAATAGTGCAGTTCTGCGCGAATGGTGTGACGGGCAAGATATGGGTTTGCAGCGGCATACAGACTCCGGTTGTGTGACTATCGCGCAAGAGTAGCGATTGTCATGGCCGCTGCA
This window encodes:
- the rpmE gene encoding 50S ribosomal protein L31 — its product is MKDGIHPEYAELVATCSCGNVVNTQSTKPGTMTLDVCSACHPFYTGKQKVVDTGGRIDRFKKRFGTFKK
- a CDS encoding primosomal protein N' gives rise to the protein MPFFVVDVALPVPLQRSFDYLPCAEDARSDYQPGQRVRVNFANQLLTGVVLGTREQSDVAANKLKSLLQRLDDQPLFDAETLQLSLWLAQYYHHTQGEVLDLMMPAMLRKGSRLDEVDERHWRRLAAANEPTLRGSKQQALWQLFEQQSLWPHQQLTSRGFTQAQLQRLQTLQLIEPLQLLPLPSAADEQQPALALNAQQQQALDQLRCSQFSVSLLEGVTGSGKTEVYLQWIAQLLQHQRQILVLVPEIGLTPQTLKRFRQRFSEPVVALHSGLNDRERLQGWRAAAEGKARIVIGTRSAVFTQMPELGAIIIDEEHDASFKQQDGLRYSARDFAVVRAHQRDIPILLGSATPSLESLHNALIGKYQHIKLTQRAGNAKPPGMMLHSLLHQPLTAGFAQPVLQRMHDTLQAGQQVLVFLNRRGYAPLLACNHCGWMAECRRCDARLTLHQWPHHLHCHHCGHQQAVPAVCPSCHQPGLESIGQGTEKVQQQLLELFPNWPIRRVDRDTVRGKQAFDQLYDDIHDGGPCILVGTQMLAKGHHFPDVTLVVVLDADAGLFSSDFRGMEHSAQLILQVAGRAGRAEMPGEVWIQTLYADHPQLNLLLDNGYHALALSLLQERQQRQLPPYTHLALLRAESEDRHQAEQLLQHTRQHVQHWQRQHPQVRVSLVGPFPAIMERRAGRFRQQLQVHANERQALHQVLHQIIHYLQQQRLPRQLRWHLDVDPIDTL
- a CDS encoding MBL fold metallo-hydrolase, whose translation is MQTHILPVTPFAQNCTILVCSETQQAAVVDPGGEVDRIIAKLQQLEVNAVKILLTHAHIDHAGGTHELAQRLQLPIIGPHQGDRFWIDGLPQQSAMFGFPAVEVFEPDQWLQHGDEIQLGNVQLQVLHTPGHTPGHVVFYSADDKLALVGDVLFNGSIGRTDFPQGNHGELIASIRERLFPLGDDITFICGHGPNSTFGHERQHNPFVSDHRG